CCGTTCGTGACCGGGGTCGAGGCGGCGATCGTCGCCGACGAACGGCCGTTCGCCCGCCACGCCATCCGCCAGGCGCTGCGCGTCCTCGACCTCATGCAGGCCGCGGGACTTCCATTCCGCGTCTCGGAGGTGCATATCGAGCGGGAGCAGGGGGTGACGGTCTTCCCCGTCGAGCCGCGGGTCGCGTTGACGTTCGGCTGGAGCGGGTTCAAGACCAAGCTCGCGCGTCTCGAGCGCGTGCTGCGGGATTTCCGGGGACGAGAGAGTCGGATCCGCGAGATCGATCTGACGATGGGAGCGGCGGCGGTGGTGCGGTTGCGGCAACCGGGCGCGAAAGGCAAACGCACGCGCACCTGAGCCGCGAGAAGCGAGGGGTGGGGGGATGACGAAGCGGACCGGAATGGTGGCGGCCCTCGATCTCGGCACGGCGAAGACGTGCGTCGTCGTCGGCGAGGTGAGCGAGCGCGGCATCGAGGTGTCCGGCCTCGGCGAAGCGCCGTCGCGCGGCCTCCGCAAGGGCGTGATCGTGCACGTCGAGTCGACGGTGCAGGCGATCCGCAAGGCCGTCTCGGAGGCGGAGCGGATGGCGGGCTGCGAGATCCGCCACGTGACCGCGTCGATCGGCGGCGCCCACATTCGCGGTCTCTCGAGCCATGGCGTCGTCGCCGTCCGCAACGGCGAGGTGTCGACGGGCGACATGAGCCGCGTCCTCGACGCCGCGCGCGCGGTCGCGCTCCCGGCCGACCGCGAGGTGCTGCACGTGCTGCCGCAGGAGTACATCATCGACGACCAGGACGGCCTGCGCGAGCCGATCGGCATCGCCGGCGTCCGCTTGGAGGCGAAGGTCCACATCGTCACCTCGCAGGTCGCCGCCGCGCAGAACCTGGCGAAGTGCTGCAAGCAGGCGGGGCTCGTCGTCGACGACGTGGTGCTCGGCGCGCTCGCCTCGGCCGACGCGGTCCTCACCGCCGAGGAGAAGGACCTCGGCGTGGCGCTCGTCGACGTCGGTGCGGGGACGACCGACGTCGTGATCTTCCACGGTGGCGCGGTGCGCCACACGGCGAGCCTGCCGCTCGGCGGTCAGCACCTCACCAACGACATCGCGGCCGGGCTGCGCACCCCGACCGCCGAGGCCGAGAAGATCAAGCAGCGCTTCGGCTGCGCGCGCGCGGCGGTGGTCGAGCGCCACGTCGAGATCGAAGTGCCGAGCGTCGGCGACCGCGATCCGCGGGTGCTCTCGCGCCACATCCTCTGCGAGATCATCGAGCCGCGCGTCGAGGAGATCTTCCAGCTGGTCGCCCGCGAGATCATCCGCTCGGGATACGAAGAGGTCCTGGCCTCGGGCATCGTGCTGGTCGGCGGCACGGTGCTCCTCGATCACATCGCCGACGTCGCGGAGCAGGTGTTGCGCCTGCCGGTGCGGATCGGGGTCCCGCACCACGTCTCCGCGCTCGCGGACCTCGTCGCGAGCCCGATCCACGCGACGTCGATCGGGCTCCTCCTGGCGGGTGGCAACGGGGGCAAGCCGGTGCGATTGCACGCGGCGCGGGCCGATGGTCTGCTCGGGCGCGTTCGTCATCGCATGGAAGAATGGCTGCGGGATTTTTTTTGATCGTGCGGCACCTCGTCGCGATCACGCGGGGCGAAATTGCGTGACAGCGATTTTGAATTGCGGTACAGGGGGTGAGGCATGGGGCGGCGGCATGGACGTGGGCAGGGGGGGAAAGAGGGCGCCAACTCGCTCAAGAGCGAACGCTCGATCGATTCGGTCGATGGGCGTCCTCTCCAGGTTGAAGGAGGTGGGGTGATGCAAGACCTTGAAGGCGTCCAGCTGGGCGCTCGGATCAAAGTGATCGGCGTCGGTGGGGGTGGCGGCAACGCAGTCAACACGATGATCGCGGCCAGCCTCCAGGGCGTCGATTTCATGACCGCCAATACCGATGCGCAGGCGCTCAAGAACAATCTCGCGTCCGTGAAGCTCCAGCTCGGCACGGCCTTCACGAAGGGCCTCGGCGCGGGCGGCAATCCCGAGGTCGGCCGCAAGGCCGCCACCGAAGACGTCGAGCGGATCCGCGAGGTGCTGACGGGCGCGGACATGGTGTTCGTCACCGCCGGCATGGGCGGCGGCACCGGCACCGGCGGTGCGCCGGTCGTGGCGCGGGTCGCCCGCGAGCTCGGAGCTCTCACGGTCGGCGTCGTGACCAAGCCGTTCCACTTCGAAGGCAAGAAGCGCGGGCGCCAGGCCGAAGACGGTATGCGCGAGCTCAAGGCCAACGTCGACACCCTGATCGCGATCCCGAACCAGCGCCTCCTCGCGGTCGCCGGCCGTAACATGTCGATCCTCGAGACCTTCAAGAAGGCCGACGACGTGCTGCTGCAGGCCGTCCGCGGCATCTCCGACCTCATCACCGTCCACGGCCTCATCAACCTCGATTTCAACGACGTCCGCACGATCATGTCCGAGATGGGCATGGCGCTCATGGGCGCCGCCGTGGCGAGCGGCGAGGACCGCGCGGTCGAGGCCGCGCAGAAGGCGATCTCGAGTCCGCTCCTCGAGGACGTCTCGATCCAGGGCGCGCGCGGGGTCCTCATCAACATCACCGGAGGTTCGGATCTCACCATCCACGAGGTGAACGAGGCCGCGACTCTCATCCAGGAGGAAGCCGACGACGAGGCCAACATCATCTTCGGCGCCGTCATCGACGAGACCATGTCGGATCAGATCCGCATCACGGTCATCGCGACCGGCTTCGGCGAGGGGCGCGAGGACGTGAAGCGGCCTCCGAGCGTCACCGCGCAGCCGGTGGCCCAGGCGCCCGCGCAGCATGCGCAGTACGCCCCGGCCGCTCCGGCCGCTCCCGCGCCCCGCGTCGCCTTCACGCGCGAGCCGGTCCGCGAGGCCGCCCAGTCCGCCGCTGCGATGGCGCGCAAGGTGGTCCGCGTCGGCGGGATCAACGATCTCGACGGCACGATGTGGACGCGGTCGAGCGGCGGGAACGAGCGGGGCGAGCCGATCTCGCTGACGGTGCCCGAGGACGACGACAGCCTCGACATCCCGACCTTCCTGCGCAAGCAGGCCGACTGACGCCGCACACGGCGGACGGCTCCACGGGGCACGCGGGCATCGCTCGCGTGCCCCGTGTCATTTGGTGGCGTCCTCTTCGCGGCCCGCACCGCGCCGCGCGATGCACTTTGCGCATTGAGGCCGATGGCCGCAACTGCTAGCGTGCGCCGGTCGCTGATCGTCGTGAGCGTGCCCCCGGGCGTCGGCTCCACGATCCCGCGCCGCGCGCGTGGCGTCGTCATTCGAGGAGGGGTACGTGATCGGACCAAGCAAACGACAGGCACCGTCCTGTGAGAACTTGAACCACCGGCGGGCCAATGCGCCCGTCGCGCATTGCCCGCAGTGCGGCGGGGTCGTGAACCAGAGCCTGCGTGCGGCCTCGCGCTGCGACGACGCCAAGCACCTCCAGGCGCGCCGGACGTTCGCCGCGTTCTGCATCCATTGCGGCACGCAGCTGATCGCGGCGCTGCGCTGAGCGCGCGGCGCCATGGAGCCGCCGCCGGCCGATGACGCGCGGTTGCCGCGCGCCGTCGAGGCGAGCCCGCGCGCCGAGGCGGTCCGCGCCGCGCTGCGAGCGGACGCCCGCCCCCTGCGGACCGGCGGCGCGCTCGCGGTGGCGCACGTGCCCATGACCGCGACGCTCCGGTCGATGCTCGCCACGCTCGGCGCGGCCGGGCGGCTCGTGCGCGGCCTCGAGACGGCCGAGGAGGCGCTCGCCGGCGAGCGTCGGGGGCTCGCGGCGTTACCGGAGGAGATCCGCCGGCGGCAGGGGTCGCGCGTGTCCCGCGTGCTGGTGATGAGCGCCGACGGCGCCGACCGGTTCCACCGCCAGGTGGAGCGCCTGGTGCTCGCACACGCACCCCGGGTGGTGGCATGCCGGGTCGACTGCACGAGCGCCGAACTCGGCGCGGCCGCCTTCGGCCCCGGGGAGGTCGCGAAGCTCGTGTTGAGCGGTCGAAAGGCGGCGGCCGTCGCTCTGCTCGAAGCGCTCGCCGGGCCCTGAGCGCGGGCACCCTGGCGTTTCAGCTCAAGTTACGGCCCGCTCCGGCCGAGAACATGTACGCACGGCGGGGACGTCCCGCGCGCGGCGCACAGCACATCGCATGTTCACGATCATCGGCATCGTCGTCGTCCTCGCCTGCGTGATCGGCGGGTTCGCGTTCATCGACGGGCCGATGCACGTCCTCTTCCAGCCCGGCGAGCTCATCATCATCGGCGGCGCGGCGGTCGGCTCGCTGTTGATCTCGGCCCCCGGCAAAGCGCTCGGGCTCGTCGGCAAGGGCTTGGGATCGGCCTTCGGCTCGAGTGCGCCGAGCAAGGGCGACTACCTCGACCTCTTGAAGATGCAGTACGAGGTCTTCCAGTTCATGCGGAAGAACGGAGCCGTCGCGCTCGACGAGCACGTCCAGGATTTCCACAAGAGCGCCATCTTCTCGAAGTACCCGAGCTTCCTGAAGAACCATCACGCGGTCGAGTTCCTGCGCGACGCCTTGAAGCAGATCGTGAACGGCACGGCGTCGGCGGAGGAGCTCGACACGCTCCTCGACACCGAGCTCGACACCCACCACGAGGAGCACATGATCCCGGTCGGTCTCATCCAGAAGACGGGTGACGCGCTTCCGGGTCTCGGCATCGTCGCCGCCGTGCTCGGCATCATCGTGACGATGGGCTCGCTCGACGCGGGGCCGGAGGAGATCGGTCATCACATCGCCGCAGCGCTCGTCGGGACGTTCCTCGGCGTCCTCCTGTCGTACGGCATCCTGAATCCGATCGCGACCAACATCGAGGTGCAGGGCGCCGCTGCGGCGAAGTACCTGCGCTGCATCAAGGACGGCGTGGTCGCCTCGCAGCGGGGGACGTCGCCGATCGTGGCCGTCGAGTTCGCGCGCAAGGCGATCTTCGAGAGCACCCGTCCCACGGGTGACGAGCTCGACGAAGCGGTGCGCAGTCTGAAGAGCGCCTGATGTCGGCCAAGGGCCAGCCGCAGGTCGTCGTCCGCTGGAAGAAGAAGAAGGGCCATGGCGGCGGCCACCACGGCGGCGCGTGGAAGGTCGCGTACGCCGACTTCATCACGTGCATGTTCGCGCTCTTCCTGGTGCTCTGGCTCCTCACCCAAGCCGACTTGAAGCTGCGCCAGGAGCTGGCGCGCTACTTCCGGAACGCGGGCGTGCAGTCGGGCGGCTCGATGCTCGGCGACAAGCTCGAGAACGCGAAGACCGAGAACAAGCGGCCGCTCGAGGCGGCCCTCACGATCGTCCAGGGCGTGGGGGAGGAACTCGAGGCGCTGCGCGGCTCGGCCAAGGAGATCCAGGAAGCCCTCGAACACGAGCCCGAGTTCGGCGCGATCAAGGACCACGTCCGCGTCGAGGTGACGTCCGAGGGGCTCGAGATCCAGATCGTCGACTCCGGCGCGAGCGGCCGCAAGGGCCTCCTCTTCGACCTCAGCAGCTCGGCGTTGAAGCCGGAGCTCGTGGCGCTCCTGAAAGAGCTCGCCGGCCACCTCAAGACGCTGCCGAACCACATCGAGATCGGTGGTCACACCGACGCGCGTCCGTTCGCCGCCGGCGCGGGGCTGAGCAACTGGGACCTGTCCTTCGAGCGCGCGAACAACGCGCGCGCCGTGCTCGAGCAGTCCGGCATCCGTTCGAGCCAGATCCTTCGCATCAGCGCGTACGGAGCCGAAAAGCCCCTGAACGTCGCCGACCCGCTCGCCGACGAGAACCGCCGCCTCAGCATCCTCGCCCGCCGCGAGAAGACCGACAAGGACGAGCAGGCGGGGCCGGCGTCGGCGGGTTTCGGCGGGCAACCGGTCGCGCCGCGCATCGTCGACCCCGGCACGCCGCCGGTGTGATGCGTCCGCGGCGTCCGCCCGCGGCTCGCAGCCAGGCTCCCTGCGCCGCAGCCGGCGGCAGGCTCTCAGCCTCGATCACGCCAGATCGAACAGCAGCAGCTCACTCGGCTCCGCGGCGACGATCGCGAGCGTGCGTTCGTCGCTCACCGCCGCGCCGTCGCCCGCCGCGAGCGTCGTGCCGTTCGCCGCAATCCGTCCGTGCGCGATCTGCACCCACGCGTATCGTCCCGGCGCGAGCGCGTGCGTGACCCGCATGCCGGGCTCGAGCACCGTTGCGTAGAGCGCCACGTCTTGGTGGATGGTGACGGACCCGTCCCGACCGTCGGGTGCGCCGACCAGACGCAACCGGCCGAGCTTCTCGTCGCGACCGAACGTGCGTTGCTCGTAGCTCGGCGGCGTGCCGGTCGTCGCCGGCAGGAGCCAGATCTGAAGCAGGTGCACAGGGGTGGTCGCCGACGCGTTGTGCTCGCTGTGGGTGACGCCGGTGCCGGCACTCATACGCTGGACGTCGTCGGGGCGAATGACCGAGCCGTTCCCCATGCTGTCTTTGTGCGCCAGGGCGCCCTCGAGCACGTACGTGACGATCTCCATGTCCCGGTGCGGGTGGGTGCCGAAGCCGCGCCCACCGCGGACGACGTCCTCGTTGATGACGCGAAGGGCGCGAAATCCCATATGTCGCGGGTCGTGGTACTCCCCGAACGAGAACGTGTGCCGGGTATCGAGCCACCCGAAATCGAAGTGGCCGCGGTCGTGCGCCTTGCGGATGGTGAGCATGACGAGGGAGATGCACATGCTTCCGGCGCTCGTCAACGGAACCGCCGGGGCCTATACTCGCGCGTTCGATGCCGGAGTCCCTTCGCGACCGCAATCGCGACCGCCACGCGCAGGAGCGCTTCCTGTTCACGCCTACCGGCGGAGGCGACGTGTCGGTCTGCCTCGTCTATCCCAACACCTACCCGGTCGGCATGGCGAACCTCGGCTTCCAGTCGGTGTTCGAGATCCTGAGCCGGCACCCGCGCGTGCGCTGCGAGCGTGCGTTTCTGCCCGACTCCGACCAGCGCGGCAGCGAGGTCGTGAGCTTCGAGAGCGGGAGGCCGCTGCGCGACTTCGAGATCGTCGCCTTCTCCATTTCCTTCGAGACGGACTATCTGCACGTGGTCGACATCCTCGCCGGCGCCGGCATTGCGCCGCTCCGCGAGGAGCGGCAGGGCGGCGGGCCGCTGCTCCTCTGCGGCGGACCGGCCACGTTCCTCAATCCCGAGCCGATCGCGGACTTCTTCGACGTCTTCTTCGTCGGAGAGGGCGAGGAGATGATTCCCGAGCTGCTCGCGCAATTCGTCGCGGCGCGCGACGCCGGGGCGGGCCGCGGCGGCGTGCTCGAGGCGATCGCCGAGGTGGGCGGCGCCTACCGCCCGGATCGTTACGCGGTCGAGTACGCGTCCGACGGGACGATCGCCTCGGTGGCGTACCATGGCCCCGGCTCGGGCGTCGTCACGCGTCGCCTCCTCGCCGACCTCGACCGCTTCACGACGGCGAGCAAGGTGCTCGCCCCCGGGGCGGTCTTCGGCGACATGTACCTCGTCGAGGCGAGCCGCGGCTGCGAGTGGGGCTGCCGTTTCTGCGCCGCCGGCTACATGTACCGTCCGATCCGCCATCGGAGCGTCGGTGCGCTCGAAGCCGCGATCGACGAGGGCCTCGCGCATCGCTCGACGATCGGGCTCGTCGGTGCGGAGATGGCGAGCGTACCGGGGGTCGCGAGCCTCTGTGAGCGCGTCGTCGCGGCCGGCGGGCGCGCCTCTCCGTCGTCGCTCAAGGCCGACGTCCTCACGCAGCGCCTCGCGCGCGCGCTCGGGCGGAGCGCCAACCAGAGCGTCACGGTCGCGCCGGAGGCGGGCTCGGAGCGCATGCGGCGGATCATCAACAAGAACCTGACCGAGCCCGAGATCCTGCGTGCCGCCGATTGGCTCGTCGGCGCCGGCGTGCGCGCCATGAAGCTCTATTTCATGATCGGCCTCCCGACCGAGACGCCCGAGGACGTCGACGCCATCGTCGACCTCAGCCGCAGGATCGGCGAGCGCTTCCAGCGCGAAGGCCGGGTGCAGCAGATCAAGCTCTCCGTGAATCCCTTCGGCCCGAAACCCTGGACGCCGTTCCAGTGGGAGCCGATGGAGGATCTGCGCTCGCTGAAGGCCAAGATCGGCCGGCTCCGGCGCGCGATCGGGCGGTTGCGCGGGGTCGACATCGACGTCGGGTCGCCACGCGAGGCGTACTACGCGACCGTATTGTCGCGCGGCGACCGTCGCGTATCGCGTCTGCTGCTCGCAATCCACGCGGCGGACGGCGACTGGTGGAGCGTGCTCCGCGCCTGGGAGCGGGAGCCTCCGGAGGGCGGCGTCGACCCGCGCGTCTTCTCGCATCGAGCCTACGCCGCGGACGAGATCCTGCCGTGGGACATCCTCGACCACAGCCTGCACAAGCGCTTCCTCTGGGCGGAGCGCGAGCGGGCACGGGTCGAGCGCCAGACGATGCCGTGCGACGTGACCACCTGTCGCGTCTGCGGGGCCTGTTGATGGCGATCGTCGGCACGGGCGTCGACGTCGCCGAGGTGGCGCGCGTACGCGCCGCGCTCGAGGAGCCGACGACCGGCGCGCGCTTCAGGGCGCGCGTGTTCACGCAGGACGAGCAGCGCTACTGCGAGGCGCGCGGCGCCGGTCGATTCCAGAGCTACGCCGCCCGCTTCGCGGCCAAGGAGGCGGTCATGAAGGCGCTCGGCCTCGGGTGGGGGCGTCACATCGGCTGGCTCGACGTCGAGGTCGTGCGCGCGGAGGACGGACGCCCGACGCTCCGCCTGCACGGCAAGGGGGGGGCCGCCGCGGGCGCCGCCGGGGTCGCGCGCTTCCACCTGGCGCTCAGCCACACCCGCGAGATCGCGATCGCGCAGGTGATCGCCGAGGGCGCCGCCGCGTGATCCGGGTATCGCGGCGTCCGCCGGACGGCGCGCGCCGCCTCGTTCGGCGCGGCACGCTCGCCGCCGCCGGCGGGATCACTCGCCGCGAAAGCTCGGCTTGCGCTTCTCGAGGAAGGCGCGGACGCCCTCGGCATAGTCGGCGCTCGCGAAGCAATCGGCGATCAGCCGCCGCACCGCTTCGAGGTCGCGCCCGCCCGGGTCGCGCTGGGTCTCGGCGATCGCGCGCTTCGCGGCGCGGATCGTGAGCGGCGCGTTCGCGGCGATGCCTTCGGCATAGCTCCGGGTGAAGGACGCCAAGTCCGCCTTGGCCACCACCTGGTTCACGAGGCCGATGCGGAGCGCCTCGTCGGCGGTGTAGGTGCGGGCCGTGAAGAAGAGCTCGCTCGCGGCGGAGGGGCCGACGAGGCTCGCCAGGCGCTCGACGCCGGCATACGCGTAGCCGAGGCCGAGCCGGGCCGGTGGAAGCGCCATGCGGATGTCGTCGGCGGCGACGCGGAGGTCGGCGCAGGCCGCGATCGCGAGGCCTCCGCCGATGCAGACGCCCTGGAGCATGGCCACGACCGGCTTCTCGAGCGCGAGCAGCGCCGCGAAGGCCCGGCCGTTCGTCTGCTCGTACGCGGCGGCGGAGGCGGGGTCCTTGCGATGGGTCGCGAACTCCGAGATGTCCGCGCCGGCCGCGAAGGCGTCGTCGCCGGCACCGCGCAGCACGACGACGCGGACCTCCGGGTCGGCCGCGAGCTCCGCGACGAGCCCCGGGATCGCTTCCCACATCTCGAAGCGCACTGCGTTCAGGCGCGCCGGGTTGCGGAGCACCATCCACGCCACACCCGCCGGGCCACGCTCGATGTCGATGCCGAACTCGCTCACGCCGCTTTCCCTTTCCGCGGCACCTCGTACACGAGCATTCACGGTTCCGCCAGGCGCCCGAGCAATGTCTCGGTTTCATCCGCGCGCACGAACGAGCGGTGGCAGCAAGCAGGCGGGTCGGGGAGGGTTTCTACGGTCGCCGGGTCGCTGGTCCCGGCGCGTAGAGCCCGCCGGAGCTTCTCCGTCTTGCGCACACGCGAGCTGACGGCTCCCCGAAGCCATCCCCGACCCGCCTGCTTGCCGCATCCATTCGAACAGAGCCAACTCGATCGCGGCCGCTATGCGCACGCCGAGTCGGCGAGCCGCCACGGCCTCGACGGTCGTGTGTGATTGGAATCGCCGGCGGGTGGGTCCGGGAGTGCTTCGGGGAGCCGTCAGCTCGCGCCGTGCGCAAGACAGGGAGGCACCGGCGGGCAGTACGCGCTGGGTGCCAGGAACTGGGCGACCGTAGAACCACTCCCTGACCCACCCGCCGGCGCCATCGAACGAAGACCGATCGCGGCAGATCGAAACTCTGGTGCACGATCAACCTGAGACGCTACCGGCGTGCGGCGCGACTGGCGGTGCGCCAGCTCTTGCGAGTACAATTCGGCCGGTCGAGGGGAGGGGGCGCGATGGAGCATCGCTTCCGGACGAGCCGGTTCACGCGCGGCAACGTGGTCTTTCCGACAGAGATGGTCGTGACCGATCGCCACGTCAGCCGCATCAAGCCGTCCCTCGTCGGCTCCATCGAGGAGAGCATCAGCTTGCGCCAGGTGTCGTCGGTGACGGTGAGCCACGGGGCCCTCTTCGCGGACGTGACCGTCCACTCCTCGGGCGGCACCGACCCGCTCCGCAGCCACGGACTCACCAACGCCGAGGCGCGACGGTTGAAGGAGCTGATCGAGGAGCTCCAGAGCAACATCCTGAGCGCCGGGGTGGCGGACCTGAGCGGCCTCCGTCCCTGTCCGCGTTGCGCCGAGACCATCAAGGCGGCGGCGCAGGTGTGCAAGCACTGCGGCGCCGACATCCCGATCGTCCTCACCGAGGAAGCTCCGCCCGAGCCCGTCGCGGAGCCTGCCGACACCTTCGGTGCCGAGCGCGCCGCCGGCCCGGCGGCCGGCGACGACGAAGACTGGACCTGGAGCTGATCATGGCCGACGAGTTCGCCCCCGCCAAAGCGCGCTTCGTCGCTCTCGTGCGCGAGATCGATCCCGACGTCGCGGTCGTCATCCCGGAGCGTTCGACCCAGGACGCCTTTCTCATCTCGCTGACGCGCGGGGCGAATCGCCGCTTCCTCACGCTCTCCGAGGACGACATGCTCGATCTCGTGGAGGATCCGCGGGCGGCGGCAACCATGCACGCCCGCCTCCGTGCCGAAGTGGCGGCGCTGTAACGCGCCGAACGCCGCGACAATCGAGCGTTGTCGACCTCCCAGGCACGGAGGCGGCCGCCTAGACTGGGATCTGGCCACAGGCGGTGCGGCGTGAGGCTATCAATGGAACGCTGGCTGGTGCGGGCAGCGCGAGTTCAGGCGCGGGCGTCAATGGGGCGGCGGGGCGGGGGCGGCTCCTCGTCGGCGTCGTCGGACGGGCGGCGCCGCGTGCGAGCTACCGCGTCCTCGTCTTCCCCCTTGGCGTCGATGCTCTTGGGGCGGGGCGCGGGGTTGCTCGCCGACTTCGCGAGGGCGAGGGCCTTCTGTGAGAGGTGCACCACGACGTCGCGGGTGACGTCTCCCGCGGGGCGGAGCCCAGGCGAGGTGTAGCGGGCGCGGTCGGTCGTGCGCGCGACGGCTTCGCGCTCGACCTCCGGCGGCGTCATGCCGCGGCGGGCGTCGGTCGCGAGGGCCGTCGCCGTCCGGCTCGGACCGGCGGTGCCGGGACGGCCGCTCGTGGGGTCGAGGTCCATCGACCTCGAGCAAAGCAACCGCGGGCGGGATCGCCTAGCCCGCACTCGTCCGAAATGCGCATCGTGACGAGCGCAGTGCGCGGACGCCACGGCGCCCGCCGCGCGACCTCGTGTGGCCCGTCCTTCGCTTCACCGGGCGCGCTTCAGGCGGCGCGCGTCGCGGTCGCGATCTCGGCGAGCCGGCGCACGTGCTCTCCCATCGCCGCGAAGCGCTCGTCCTGCGTCTGGCCGCGCGCGAAACGCACGTAGATCTGCTGGAGGACGACGGCGAGCTTGAAGAGCGCGAAGGTCTCGAAGAAGGCGATGGCGCCGAGATCGCGGCCGCTGCGGGCGGCGTAACGTTCGATCACTTCGCGGCGCGTGGGGAAGCCTTCGAGGTAGGTCGGCTGCATGGCGATCGCGAGCCGCTCCGGCGGGTCGGTCGCCTC
Above is a genomic segment from Deltaproteobacteria bacterium containing:
- the ftsA gene encoding cell division protein FtsA, with the translated sequence MTKRTGMVAALDLGTAKTCVVVGEVSERGIEVSGLGEAPSRGLRKGVIVHVESTVQAIRKAVSEAERMAGCEIRHVTASIGGAHIRGLSSHGVVAVRNGEVSTGDMSRVLDAARAVALPADREVLHVLPQEYIIDDQDGLREPIGIAGVRLEAKVHIVTSQVAAAQNLAKCCKQAGLVVDDVVLGALASADAVLTAEEKDLGVALVDVGAGTTDVVIFHGGAVRHTASLPLGGQHLTNDIAAGLRTPTAEAEKIKQRFGCARAAVVERHVEIEVPSVGDRDPRVLSRHILCEIIEPRVEEIFQLVAREIIRSGYEEVLASGIVLVGGTVLLDHIADVAEQVLRLPVRIGVPHHVSALADLVASPIHATSIGLLLAGGNGGKPVRLHAARADGLLGRVRHRMEEWLRDFF
- the ftsZ gene encoding cell division protein FtsZ, with the protein product MQDLEGVQLGARIKVIGVGGGGGNAVNTMIAASLQGVDFMTANTDAQALKNNLASVKLQLGTAFTKGLGAGGNPEVGRKAATEDVERIREVLTGADMVFVTAGMGGGTGTGGAPVVARVARELGALTVGVVTKPFHFEGKKRGRQAEDGMRELKANVDTLIAIPNQRLLAVAGRNMSILETFKKADDVLLQAVRGISDLITVHGLINLDFNDVRTIMSEMGMALMGAAVASGEDRAVEAAQKAISSPLLEDVSIQGARGVLINITGGSDLTIHEVNEAATLIQEEADDEANIIFGAVIDETMSDQIRITVIATGFGEGREDVKRPPSVTAQPVAQAPAQHAQYAPAAPAAPAPRVAFTREPVREAAQSAAAMARKVVRVGGINDLDGTMWTRSSGGNERGEPISLTVPEDDDSLDIPTFLRKQAD
- the motA gene encoding flagellar motor stator protein MotA, which codes for MFTIIGIVVVLACVIGGFAFIDGPMHVLFQPGELIIIGGAAVGSLLISAPGKALGLVGKGLGSAFGSSAPSKGDYLDLLKMQYEVFQFMRKNGAVALDEHVQDFHKSAIFSKYPSFLKNHHAVEFLRDALKQIVNGTASAEELDTLLDTELDTHHEEHMIPVGLIQKTGDALPGLGIVAAVLGIIVTMGSLDAGPEEIGHHIAAALVGTFLGVLLSYGILNPIATNIEVQGAAAAKYLRCIKDGVVASQRGTSPIVAVEFARKAIFESTRPTGDELDEAVRSLKSA
- a CDS encoding OmpA family protein; amino-acid sequence: MSAKGQPQVVVRWKKKKGHGGGHHGGAWKVAYADFITCMFALFLVLWLLTQADLKLRQELARYFRNAGVQSGGSMLGDKLENAKTENKRPLEAALTIVQGVGEELEALRGSAKEIQEALEHEPEFGAIKDHVRVEVTSEGLEIQIVDSGASGRKGLLFDLSSSALKPELVALLKELAGHLKTLPNHIEIGGHTDARPFAAGAGLSNWDLSFERANNARAVLEQSGIRSSQILRISAYGAEKPLNVADPLADENRRLSILARREKTDKDEQAGPASAGFGGQPVAPRIVDPGTPPV
- a CDS encoding pirin family protein — translated: MLTIRKAHDRGHFDFGWLDTRHTFSFGEYHDPRHMGFRALRVINEDVVRGGRGFGTHPHRDMEIVTYVLEGALAHKDSMGNGSVIRPDDVQRMSAGTGVTHSEHNASATTPVHLLQIWLLPATTGTPPSYEQRTFGRDEKLGRLRLVGAPDGRDGSVTIHQDVALYATVLEPGMRVTHALAPGRYAWVQIAHGRIAANGTTLAAGDGAAVSDERTLAIVAAEPSELLLFDLA
- a CDS encoding radical SAM protein; amino-acid sequence: MPESLRDRNRDRHAQERFLFTPTGGGDVSVCLVYPNTYPVGMANLGFQSVFEILSRHPRVRCERAFLPDSDQRGSEVVSFESGRPLRDFEIVAFSISFETDYLHVVDILAGAGIAPLREERQGGGPLLLCGGPATFLNPEPIADFFDVFFVGEGEEMIPELLAQFVAARDAGAGRGGVLEAIAEVGGAYRPDRYAVEYASDGTIASVAYHGPGSGVVTRRLLADLDRFTTASKVLAPGAVFGDMYLVEASRGCEWGCRFCAAGYMYRPIRHRSVGALEAAIDEGLAHRSTIGLVGAEMASVPGVASLCERVVAAGGRASPSSLKADVLTQRLARALGRSANQSVTVAPEAGSERMRRIINKNLTEPEILRAADWLVGAGVRAMKLYFMIGLPTETPEDVDAIVDLSRRIGERFQREGRVQQIKLSVNPFGPKPWTPFQWEPMEDLRSLKAKIGRLRRAIGRLRGVDIDVGSPREAYYATVLSRGDRRVSRLLLAIHAADGDWWSVLRAWEREPPEGGVDPRVFSHRAYAADEILPWDILDHSLHKRFLWAERERARVERQTMPCDVTTCRVCGAC
- the acpS gene encoding holo-ACP synthase; protein product: MAIVGTGVDVAEVARVRAALEEPTTGARFRARVFTQDEQRYCEARGAGRFQSYAARFAAKEAVMKALGLGWGRHIGWLDVEVVRAEDGRPTLRLHGKGGAAAGAAGVARFHLALSHTREIAIAQVIAEGAAA
- a CDS encoding enoyl-CoA hydratase/isomerase family protein encodes the protein MVLRNPARLNAVRFEMWEAIPGLVAELAADPEVRVVVLRGAGDDAFAAGADISEFATHRKDPASAAAYEQTNGRAFAALLALEKPVVAMLQGVCIGGGLAIAACADLRVAADDIRMALPPARLGLGYAYAGVERLASLVGPSAASELFFTARTYTADEALRIGLVNQVVAKADLASFTRSYAEGIAANAPLTIRAAKRAIAETQRDPGGRDLEAVRRLIADCFASADYAEGVRAFLEKRKPSFRGE